One genomic window of Camelina sativa cultivar DH55 chromosome 5, Cs, whole genome shotgun sequence includes the following:
- the LOC104787513 gene encoding ER membrane protein complex subunit 10 gives MAKLTLVFFLSFLIFSSSIAFQSDELLVDDDEFGLEGAKPRSTDLYTSSSSSSPQQQQQSPTIRRRYSDPTDLDSKVQFTLEHAFGDSDFSPAGTFSARLKTWSHGGKTLTKLRFSRNNFSAEEKDAFKNLLKGDDFYRIRLPSNVVSPPGREFVVASVRARCLPRDGLDEHFIIHMEGANILAVSYGSPGACQYPRQFKLPAKWSFNSHTILKSSEQAPRTPIFTEEILGSENAEGEVEPPPERSFWAKYWMYLIPLGLVVMNAVTQASNMAEEPTGGQAGGAQVQQPARRR, from the exons ATGGCGAAGCTCAcacttgtcttcttcctctcctttctcatcttctcttcaTCCATCGCTTTCCAATCAGACGAGCTCCTCGTTGACGACGATGAATTTGGTCTTGAAGGTGCAAAGCCCCGCTCCACCGATCTTtacacctcttcttcttcttcttcgccgcagcagcagcaacagagTCCCACTATCCGGAGAAGGTACTCAGATCCTACCGATTTGGATTCCAAAGTCCAATTTACTCTCGAACATGCCTTCGGCGACTCTGATTTCTCCCCCGCCGGTACTTTCTCCGCTCGCCTCAAAACCTGGAGCCATGGCGGAAAG ACATTAACAAAGCTACGGTTCTCAAGGAACAATTTTTCTGCTGAAGAGAAAGATGCATTCAAG AATCTGCTGAAAGGAGATGACTTTTATCGGATTCGGCTTCCATCTAATGTGGTCTCTCCACCGGGGAGAGAGTTTGTGGTTGCATCAGTGAGAGCT AGATGTCTACCACGGGATGGCTTGGATGAGCATTTCATTATACACATG GAAGGTGCCAACATCTTGGCAGTCAGTTATGGTTCTCCTGGGGCGTGTCAATATCCTAGACAGTTCAAACTT CCAGCAAAATGGTCGTTTAATTCACACACAATTCTGAAAAGCAGTGAGCAGGCGCCAAG AACTCCAATATTCACTGAGGAGATTCTAGGCAGTGAGAATGCAGAGGGAGAAGTTGAACCACCACCAGAGAGATCATTTTGGGCGAAATAT TGGATGTATTTGATACCACTGGGACTGGTTGTGATGAACGCCGTAACCCAAGCATCAAACATGGCTGAAGAACCAACGGGTGGACAGGCCGGAGGCGCACAAGTGCAACAACCTGCCAGGAGAAGATGA